The segment GTGGCGCTGGCGTGGGCCCTCGTGGGGGTGCCGCTCGCCTACGGCCTGTGGCAGACCCTGGTGAAGGCGTCGGCGCTCTTCACCGGCTGAGCGCAGGCGGGTCGAGCAGCTCCCC is part of the Nocardioides cavernae genome and harbors:
- a CDS encoding MFS transporter small subunit — its product is MSDDLTRTGTTAETTSPVLVALAWALVGVPLAYGLWQTLVKASALFTG